A single genomic interval of Theropithecus gelada isolate Dixy chromosome 16, Tgel_1.0, whole genome shotgun sequence harbors:
- the ATP5MC1 gene encoding ATP synthase F(0) complex subunit C1, mitochondrial isoform X3, which translates to MQTTGALVISPALIRCTRGLIRPVSASFLNSPVNSSKQVARREFQTSVVSRDIDTAAKFIGAGAATVGVAGSGAGIGTVFGSLIIGYARNPSLKQQLFSYAILGFALSEAMGLFCLMVAFLILFAM; encoded by the exons ATGCAGACTACCGGGGCATTAGTCATTTCTCCAGCTCTG ATCCGCTGTACCAGGGGTCTAATCAGGCCTGTGTCTGCCTCCTTCCTGAATAGCCCAGTGAATTCATCTAAACAG GTGGCCAgacgggagttccagaccagtgtTGTCTCCCGGGACATTGACACAGCAGCCAAGTTTATTGGTGCTGGGGCAGCCACAGTTGGTGTGGCTGGTTCAGGGGCTGGCATTGGAACGGTGTTTGGCAGTTTGATCATTGGCTATGCCAG GAACCCATCTCTCAAGCAGCAGCTCTTCTCCTATGCCATTCTGGGCTTTGCCCTGTCTGAGGCCATGGGGCTCTTCTGTTTGATGGTCGCCTTCCTCATCCTCTTCGCCATGTGA
- the ATP5MC1 gene encoding ATP synthase F(0) complex subunit C1, mitochondrial isoform X1 — translation MKSVVIFDSSAIRVFFSLTDLVGCGFLILQIRCTRGLIRPVSASFLNSPVNSSKQPSYSSFPLQVARREFQTSVVSRDIDTAAKFIGAGAATVGVAGSGAGIGTVFGSLIIGYARNPSLKQQLFSYAILGFALSEAMGLFCLMVAFLILFAM, via the exons ATGAAATCTGTAGTCATTTTTGACAGCTCAGcaattagggtttttttttccttgactgaTTTGGTAGGATGTGGCTTTCTGATTTTACAGATCCGCTGTACCAGGGGTCTAATCAGGCCTGTGTCTGCCTCCTTCCTGAATAGCCCAGTGAATTCATCTAAACAG CCTTCCTACAGCAGCTTCCCACTCCAGGTGGCCAgacgggagttccagaccagtgtTGTCTCCCGGGACATTGACACAGCAGCCAAGTTTATTGGTGCTGGGGCAGCCACAGTTGGTGTGGCTGGTTCAGGGGCTGGCATTGGAACGGTGTTTGGCAGTTTGATCATTGGCTATGCCAG GAACCCATCTCTCAAGCAGCAGCTCTTCTCCTATGCCATTCTGGGCTTTGCCCTGTCTGAGGCCATGGGGCTCTTCTGTTTGATGGTCGCCTTCCTCATCCTCTTCGCCATGTGA
- the ATP5MC1 gene encoding ATP synthase F(0) complex subunit C1, mitochondrial isoform X2 yields MQTTGALVISPALIRCTRGLIRPVSASFLNSPVNSSKQPSYSSFPLQVARREFQTSVVSRDIDTAAKFIGAGAATVGVAGSGAGIGTVFGSLIIGYARNPSLKQQLFSYAILGFALSEAMGLFCLMVAFLILFAM; encoded by the exons ATGCAGACTACCGGGGCATTAGTCATTTCTCCAGCTCTG ATCCGCTGTACCAGGGGTCTAATCAGGCCTGTGTCTGCCTCCTTCCTGAATAGCCCAGTGAATTCATCTAAACAG CCTTCCTACAGCAGCTTCCCACTCCAGGTGGCCAgacgggagttccagaccagtgtTGTCTCCCGGGACATTGACACAGCAGCCAAGTTTATTGGTGCTGGGGCAGCCACAGTTGGTGTGGCTGGTTCAGGGGCTGGCATTGGAACGGTGTTTGGCAGTTTGATCATTGGCTATGCCAG GAACCCATCTCTCAAGCAGCAGCTCTTCTCCTATGCCATTCTGGGCTTTGCCCTGTCTGAGGCCATGGGGCTCTTCTGTTTGATGGTCGCCTTCCTCATCCTCTTCGCCATGTGA